A genomic stretch from Anticarsia gemmatalis isolate Benzon Research Colony breed Stoneville strain chromosome 26, ilAntGemm2 primary, whole genome shotgun sequence includes:
- the LOC142984238 gene encoding cysteine-rich PDZ-binding protein, which produces MVCEKCEKKLGRVITPDPWKAGARNTVESGGRKVGENKALTAKKGRFNPYTSKFQECRICRTKVHQVGSHYCQACAYKKGICAMCGKKILDTKNYRQSST; this is translated from the exons ATGGTTTGCGAGAAATGTGAGAAGAAATTGGGCCGTGTAATAACCCCAGACCCTTGGAAAGCTGGTGCGAGGAACACAGTGGAGTCTGGCGGACGCAAAGTTGGTGAAAACAAAGCACTTACCGCCAAAAAAGGTCGCTTCAATCCGTACACATCTAAGTTTCAAGAATGCAG AATATGCCGCACCAAGGTACATCAAGTAGGCTCCCACTACTGCCAAGCCTGTGCCTACAAGAAGGGTATCTGCGCCATGTGTGGCAAGAAGATATTGGACACTAAGAACTATAGACAAAGCTCTACTTAA
- the LOC142984278 gene encoding uncharacterized protein LOC142984278 encodes MLVIYIMMLNFAKLAFSDPLTNSQKESKGQALNDFANLLKNIIKVNEERVEAIRKITNLQDYMLTKNQMSLDDDYDDSVEELVEAPPALRRKGENETDILKRCVKLYKENKKQPYEIARICSQQGVHICNVLCRNKLHSNYKKNNLCTISIHFKIIKECQDKCKTELGKKYV; translated from the exons atgttagttatttatattatgatgcTGAATTTTGCTAAG CTCGCTTTTAGTGACCCACTAACCAATTCACAAAAAGAATCTAAGGGCCAAGCGTTGAACGATTTTGCGAATCTTTTGAAGAACATTATCAAAGTGAATGAAGAAAGAGTAGAAGCAATCAGAAAGATCACTAACTTGCAGGATTATATGTTGACTAAGAACCAAATGAGCCTTGACGATGACTATGATGACTCCGTTGAAGAACTTGTTGAA GCCCCTCCAGCCCTCAGAAGAAAAGGAGAGAACGAAACAGACATATTGAAAAGATGCGTAAaattatacaaagaaaataagaaGCAGCCCTATGAAATAGCAAGGATTTGTTCACAACAGGGCGTGCATATTTGTAACGTGTTATGTCGAAACAAACTTCACAgtaattacaagaaaaataacttGTGTACGATCtctatacattttaaaattataaaagaatgtCAAGACAAATGTAAGACAGAGttaggtaaaaaatatgtttag
- the LOC142984271 gene encoding serologically defined colon cancer antigen 8 homolog has product MGSTSYVTKPKPTGYRMKSGSSAGSDKEMGGKLKRTKIRRPSKMNEYGLKRVPDYTELAYKEAVSKLRYFLSGNYAPSVRSYGGSASVKNLDESDGDVDKKYPSYALAEYKPRPRLTAKYTTLYADSLNNYTPQHVTTVPSSVPPAAATTGTSGAELSGGTNPDVINFIQKQEEYIEQLERESQYCRDELNNLLGKVKEVISENEHLHEAQKNKLISRMFHSYNGSESDELDDLGDSTGLDSDNKITPSRGRKSSAKSRSSKLEGPNIVFESRIAELEAQLTQAKIDLKKVQEENNENKRKLASGLVDSTCLDGFKRQIDNLQRDKSSLEAQISKLKLCLEQRDDDGRYKRGSDVVEHQLRDERNNLEAEVRRLKDELAKERSKVRELAGEGARRAIQERSAAEQRYTAHFDELQHDLAAQYDNVAKLQLDLERQRREENELKREISMKNAAIDELKMELKNKTSSLQADLAQAHAEKASLEEELASARLAIERHQRQAKHEANRLNSEIQSLRQRLDRADADLVHSRRENLRLSEQISNLEKEQTMKNLTPISPEKKKKEKELSTMLESMENKHAKTVAELESMIQSQNSLMEKLTGECRLLTDKLDDANRRHKQELATLQRQVNGLTISLQTPHTPSTYQAHPTHATASDRNVSRPPSDSGRDYPGTEPPGQPADEPIGPVTNTPRDEYQPTGITHAPIDTEYETETADEEISDDKPIVKEYQEPEEHIEEVEPVVEQEKPMEVEPSQEYENTNYQYEQTYEPTPETGDAQYENQYDANYEQPYVEPQQYENYEQYPQQYTDPNAQYDQQYETYPTEGNYEGDPNYDATQYAPGYQSDQVPEQEVKADQVKVEEQSYDTAYAQEYQADQNTTQIQKEKVSEQNGSKKTQNDKIPSQS; this is encoded by the exons ATGGGCTCAACCAGTTACGTAACGAAGCCGAAACCGACCGGGTACAGAATGAAGAGCGGCTCCAGTGCCGGCTCCGACAAGGAGATGGGCGGGAAACTCAAGCGGACTAAAATCCG GCGGCCGAGCAAGATGAATGAGTATGGCTTGAAGAGGGTACCGGATTATACCGAGTTGGCTTACAAAGAGGCGGTGTCCAAACTGAGGTACTTCTTGTCGGGGAACTATGCGCCAAGT GTCCGCAGTTACGGCGGGTCAGCATCAGTGAAGAACTTGGACGAGTCAGACGGCGATGTCGACAAGAAGTACCCGTCATACGCGCTCGCCGAGTACAAGCCGCGGCCGAGGCTTACCGCCAAGTACACCACGCTATATGCCGACAGCTTGAACAACTATACACCGCAACATGTTACTACAG TTCCATCATCAGTTCCGCCGGCGGCAGCAACGACGGGCACGTCGGGCGCCGAGCTGTCGGGCGGCACCAACCCTGACGTCATCAACTTTATACAGAAGCAGGAGGAATACATCGAACAACTCGAGAGGGAGAGCCAGTACTGCAGG GACGAGCTAAACAACCTGCTAGGTAAAGTGAAGGAGGTGATATCAGAGAACGAGCACTTGCACGAGGCGCAGAAGAACAAGCTCATTTCTAGAATGTTCCACTCTTACAACGGCTCCGAAAGCGATGAGCTCGATGACCTGGGAGATAGCACGGGCTTGGACAGTGATAATAAG ataacTCCATCAAGGGGTCGCAAATCGTCAGCCAAGTCTCGTTCTTCGAAGCTGGAAGGTCCTAACATCGTGTTCGAGTCTCGCATCGCGGAGTTGGAAGCACAGCTCACACAGGCCAAGATCGACCTCAAGAAAGTTCAG GAGGAGAACAATGAGAATAAGCGCAAACTGGCCTCAGGGCTTGTTGACTCAACTTGCCTCGACGGCTTCAAGCGACAGATCGACAACTTGCAGAG GGACAAGTCCTCCCTGGAGGCTCAGATCTCTAAACTGAAGCTATGCCTGGAGCAGCGAGACGACGACGGCAGATACAAGCGCGGCTCCGACGTGGTGGAACATCAGCTCAGAGATGAACGGAACAATCTGGAGGCTGAAGTTAGGAGGCTCAAG GACGAGCTCGCCAAAGAGCGCAGCAAGGTTCGCGAGCTGGCGGGCGAGGGAGCTCGTCGCGCCATACAGGAGCGCAGCGCGGCCGAGCAGCGCTACACGGCGCACTTCGACGAGCTGCAGCACGACCTCGCCGCGCAGTACGACAACGTCGCCAAGCTACAG CTGGACCTGGAACGCCAACGTCGTGAAGAGAACGAGCTGAAGCGAGAGATCTCCATGAAAAATGCCGCCATTGACGAGCTTAAAATGGAACTCAAGAACAAGACAT CGTCTCTCCAGGCAGATTTGGCTCAAGCTCATGCAGAGAAGGCTTCCCTTGAAGAAGAGCTGGCGAGCGCGCGCCTCGCCATAGAACGACACCAGAGACAGGCCAAACATGAGGCCAACAGGCTTAACTCTGAG ATTCAATCTCTTCGTCAACGCTTGGACCGCGCTGATGCAGACCTCGTGCACTCGCGTCGTGAGAATCTACGCCTCTCTGAACAAATATCTAACTTGGAGAAAGAG CAAACCATGAAGAACTTAACCCCGATATCGCCCGAGAAGAAAAAGAAGGAAAAAGAACTGTCCACCATGCTCGAGTCTATGGAGAACAAACACG CTAAAACGGTGGCTGAGTTGGAGTCCATGATACAATCACAAAACAGTCTGATGGAGAAACTCACCGGCGAATGTCGTTTGCTCACAGACAAGCTCGACGACGCAAATCGTAGGCACAA GCAAGAACTGGCCACTCTGCAGCGTCAAGTAAACGGCCTGACCATCTCCCTGCAGACACCGCACACACCTAGCACTTATCAAG CACATCCCACGCACGCGACCGCATCAGACAGAAATGTATCCCGTCCCCCGTCCGACAGCGGACGAGACTATCCCGGAACTGAGCCCCCCGGACAGCCCGCAGACGAGCCGATCGGACCAGTCACAAACACACCAAGAGACGAATACCAACCAACAGGAATAACACACGCTCCCATCGACACTGAATACGAAACGGAAACGGCGGACGAAGAAATATCTGATGACAAACCTATAGTAAAAGAATATCAAGAGCCAGAAGAACATATAGAAGAAGTAGAGCCAGTTGTTGAACAAGAAAAGCCTATGGAAGTGGAACCAAGTCAGGAATATGAGAACACAAACTACCAATACGAACAAACTTACGAACCGACGCCAGAAACTGGAGACGCTCAGTATGAGAACCAATACGACGCGAATTATGAACAGCCGTATGTAGAACCTCAACAATATGAGAATTATGAACAATATCCACAACAGTATACTGATCCTAATGCGCAGTATGACCAACAGTATGAAACTTACCCAACAGAAGGAAATTATGAAGGTGATCCAAATTACGATGCGACGCAATACGCGCCTGGGTACCAGAGTGATCAAGTCCCTGAACAAGAAGTCAAAGCTGATCAAGTTAAAGTAGAAGAACAGAGTTACGATACTGCATACGCTCAAGAATACCAAGCCGATCAGAATACAACGCagatacaaaaagaaaaagtttctGAACAAAACGGTAGCAAAAAAACACAAAACGATAAAATACCAAGTCAAAGTTAG
- the LOC142984237 gene encoding uncharacterized protein LOC142984237, whose protein sequence is MHTMKCILVDIIFICVIAKTLAEQPSSELDIGKVVEFINSLRIKHAEEVKNDREHLQNDEKLFGRVKYVPVEHLLVPNPNIETKNVPNNNEPETQSLSEIEPADKSHKDFPKSKNSQKKVAKSEHVAKDPNIINSRIGKVYKGNANNNYKARQNENSVSNHRNQKVNNKYQQNWKQRYDNFEKYLRSQLDLVSSKQYNRGGNNENRLSKFKKYSLYLFKRFLRNNINNADFDTSGMSTKEKIAKLTVFVKNKLRYYLSNFKIFIHEIVIKFLRNVMLKEKFNEKTKQDSNRPKRYTQLRQGYSQAPDACKKYSENLEIMWSKLSKYINSTEPVDKTVLHNIVVMIEGYFEHLGTKEKTAVTRQARKNDKIGKILKKVNKLLGKHNAEEKIQELIKKHFKPKYTDEDPECRGTNENILASAIDLSYKNYLDNSKCHGDYDAGSLRQVYLATTLKNDYMTQYRELNDNNDPSILKENETSEDFQKSRVPDIKRFQHRLVNQNSQNSNRESDIFQRKSKKSKKKSRKLKSHNGDPCVKYASRKFLLSLRNTIERFLALHDCQEDDTLRSSDKKGIIETYVPHTKLYENIEHTPNPKQAKYKQLSQNHSYKYIGRSSNNYGQIPQPEGYKSMFVAQNTAYENPASWSQQNEERNVAHVLNYKYLPPTISGSNYAANYIVQASSSLPPYLNDKAIGNSLNLNVNSKNTAYSNNISVRNPMEENSKFELYERNEHINNKMEDLNKSPVDTIARENGKIRVIEVNREDLVNDDEVRGTSTEKIQMDYDAVVDIIKNVHNISLQKPQVKMDSISTNNKKGYVELSYLVKYPKSILYRPQYLVKNILDYDEFAKVANDLYITDENKQLLKIVRYLPDNSTEVLFETDDLKGPFQLFDAKHEDSMKETGASLLKSLSISSSTESSLTQTINNESEFINKYDIVKFTREGTGINSQKKRLTEDNLNLKEYQDSFKYANEKHSKFYRNYEHVRSPQENLEPRANFDKIIGNSDGTITSNVQNYGTGINFDDSGLNNLNVNAEDSSVVKSFAVENNAAVSMSKDSINSNASSTPSQSELAAEFIRYANDNLKSEESNINSNSQVLEELRSQVATTGSISDRQSESWWENWKNQLIAQVKALSIKVIKLLNTLKGTKESTNTEENSKAKIKENAGTLANKKLQRK, encoded by the exons ATGCACACAATGAAATGTATTTTggttgatattattttcatttgtgtTATTGCTAAAACGTTGGCG GAGCAACCATCGTCAGAACTAGATATAGGTAAAGTTGTAGAATTCATAAATTCACTGCGAATAAAGCACGCTGAAGAAGTGAAAAACGATAGAGAACATTTACAAAATGATGAAAAGCTGTTCGGGCGTGTTAAGTATGTTCCTGTAGAACACTTACTTGTTCCTAACCCtaacattgaaacaaaaaatgtaccGAACAATAATGAACCAGAAACTCAATCTTTATCTGAAATTGAACCTGCAGATAAATCACACAAAGATTTCCCAAAAAGcaaaaattcgcaaaaaaaGGTTGCAAAATCTGAACACGTTGCTAAAGATCCCAATATAATTAATAGTCGGATAGGCAAAGTTTACAAAGGAAAtgcaaacaataattataaagcaAGACAAAATGAGAATAGCGTAAGTAATCATAGAAACCAGAAAGTCAACaacaaatatcaacaaaattggAAACAAAGATATGAcaattttgagaaatatttacGGTCGCAACTAGATCTTGTGTCATCTAAGCAATACAACCGCGGCGGGAATAATGAAAAtagattatcaaaattcaaaaaatattcattatatcTATTCAAGAGGTTTCTtagaaataacataaataatgcaGACTTTGACACCAGCGGAATGAGTACTAAGGAGAAAATTGCAAAATTAACTGTTTTTGTCAAAAACAAACTCCGATACTACCTTTCtaacttcaaaatattcatACACGAAATTGTCATTAAATTTCTACGAAACGTGATGTTGAAAGAAAAATTCAACGAAAAG ACTAAACAAGATAGCAATCGGCCCAAAAGATACACACAATTGAGGCAAGGGTACAGCCAAGCTCCTGATGCGTGCAAAAAATACAGTGAAAACCTCGAAATTATGTGGTCTAAGCTATCTAAATACATCAATTCTACCGAGCCAGTTGACAAAACAGTATTACACAATATAGTAGTCATGATAGAAGGTTATTTTGAACATCTAGgcacaaaagaaaaaacagcAGTGACGCGGCAGGCCAGAAAAAATGATAAGATTGGCAAAATCctaaaaaaggtaaataaactCTTAGGTAAACATAACGCAGAGGAGAAAATACAAgagctaataaaaaaacactttaaaccAAAATATACTGATGAAGATCCCGAATGTAGGGGAACTAATGAAAATATCCTGGCCTCAGCCATCGACCTGTCATACAAGAATTATTTAGACAATTCCAAATGTCATGGTGATTACGACGCCGGATCGTTAAGACAAGTGTATCTAGCTACAACGTTAAAAAATGATTACATGACGCAATATCGGGAGCTCAATGACAATAACGATCCCTCTATCTTAAAAGAAAACGAAACATCTGAAGATTTCCAAAAAAGTCGAGTCCCAGATATTAAACGATTTCAACATAGATTAGTAAATCAAAATTCACAAAATTCTAATAGAGAGTCAGATATATTTCAACGTAAGTCGAagaaatccaaaaaaaaatctaggaaACTGAAATCACACAATGGCGATCCGTGTGTAAAATACGCTAGTCGTAAATTTTTGTTATCGCTACGAAACACTATCGAACGTTTCCTAGCGCTGCATGACTGTCAAGAGGACGATACTCTGAGATCATCAGATAAAAAAGGAATAATCGAAACGTATGTACCTCATACAAAACTTTACGAAAATATAGAACACACGCCCAATCCCAAACAAGCAAAGTATAAACAATTAAGTCAAAatcatagttataaatatataggCAGGAGTAGCAATAATTATGGTCAAATACCACAACCAGAGGGATATAAATCAATGTTCGTTGCACAAAATACTGCATATGAGAATCCAGCGTCATGGAGTCAGCAAAACGAAGAACGGAATGTGGCACATGTGCTGAATTATAAATATCTTCCACCAACTATCAGTGGCAGTAATTATGCAGCTAACTACATTGTTCAAGCATCATCATCATTGCCAccatatttaaatgataaagCGATAGGTAACAGTTTGAATTTGAATGTAAATTCCAAAAACACTgcatattctaataatatttctgtTCGTAATCCTATGGAAGAAAATAGCAAATTTGAATTATATGAAAGGAATGaacacattaataataaaatggaaGATCTAAACAAAAGTCCTGTTGATACGATTGCGCGAGAAAATGGAAAGATTCGCGTTATTGAGGTTAACAGAGAAGATTTAGTAAATGATGACGAAGTTAGAGGCACTTCaacagaaaaaatacaaatggaCTACGATGCTGTTGtcgatattataaaaaatgtacataatatttcacTACAAAAACCTCAAGTAAAAATGGATAGCATTTccactaataataaaaaaggataCGTAGAACTTTCGTACCTTGTGAAGTATCCTAAATCGATACTATATCGTCCgcaatatttagtaaaaaatatactagaTTACGATGAATTTGCCAAAGTAGCCAACGATTTGTACATCACTGATGAAAATAAGCAACTGCTGAAAATAGTAAGATACCTACCAGATAACAGCACCGAAGTTTTATTCGAAACTGATGATTTAAAGGGGCCATTTCAATTATTCGACGCGAAACATGAAGATAGCATGAAGGAGACCGGTGcatctttattaaaatctttgagTATTAGTTCAAGTACAGAGTCCTCGCTAacacaaactataaataacgaatctgaatttattaacaaatatgaTATAGTTAAATTTACTAGAGAGGGAACCGGAATAAACTCTCAAAAGAAACGATTGACAGAAGATAACctaaatttaaaagaatatcaGGACTCATTTAAATATGCTAATGAAAAACACAGTAAATTTTACCGAAATTATGAACACGTAAGAAGTCCACAGGAGAATTTGGAGCCTCGagccaattttgataaaattatcgGCAATTCGGATGGTACTATAACTTCTAACGTACAAAATTATGGTACTGGTATTAATTTCGACGATAGtggtttaaataatttgaatgttaATGCTGAAGACAGTTCAGTTGTAAAATCTTTTGCCGTTGAAAATAACGCAGCTGTTTCAATGAGCAAAGATAGCATAAATTCTAATGCTAGCTCCACTCCCAGTCAAAGTGAATTAGCAGCTGAATTTATACGTTATGCCAACGATAACTTGAAAAGTGAAGAAAGCAATATAAACTCCAATTCGCAAGTACTTGAAGAATTGCGTTCTCAAGTTGCTACGACTGGCTCTATTTCTGATAGACAGTCAGAAAGTTGGTGGGAAAACTGGAAGAACCAGCTTATTGCGCAagttaag GCACTCTCAATTAAGGtgataaaactattaaatacgcTCAAGGGCACTAAAGAAAGTACTAATACTGAAGAGAATTCCAAAGcgaaaattaaagaaaatgctGGAACATTAGCAAATAAAAAGCTGCAAAGGAAATAG